In Melanotaenia boesemani isolate fMelBoe1 chromosome 18, fMelBoe1.pri, whole genome shotgun sequence, the following proteins share a genomic window:
- the sox17 gene encoding transcription factor SOX-17, whose translation MSSPDAGYASDDQTQARCAMSVMMPGMGHCQWADPLSPLGDSKVKNEPCASSSSSQSRGKSEPRIRRPMNAFMVWAKDERKRLAQQNPDLHNAELSKMLGKSWKALPVTEKQPFVEEAERLRVQHMQDHPNYKYRPRRRKQVKRIKRLDSGFLVHGVSDHQAQTMPVDSRVCVESLGLGYHEHSFQVPPQPLSHYRDAQALGGPSYESYSLPTPDTSPLDAVESDSMFFPAHSQEDCHMMPAYPYHSQVAEFQPQEPLSNHHSNAILHRHAASVPEQPPQPATLPPSYMGCPNPLAMYYTQHCNPSHPKRHPAGAGQLSPPPDSHSHTVDNVEQMHHSELLEVDRSEFEQYLSSSSARMDMTGLPYGPHEAGMQGPESLISSVLSDASTAVYYCSYNNS comes from the exons ATGAGTAGTCCCGATGCGGGTTACGCCAGCGACGATCAGACCCAGGCAAGGTGTGCGATGTCAGTCATGATGCCTGGAATGGGACACTGCCAGTGGGCCGACCCTCTTAGTCCTCTTGGGGACAGCAAAGTAAAAAACGAACCGTGCGCTTCCAGCTCCAGCAGCCAAAGTCGCGGGAAGAGCGAACCCCGGATCCGACGGCCCATGAACGCGTTTATGGTCTGGGCGAAGGATGAGCGCAAGAGGCTGGCGCAGCAAAACCCGGACCTGCACAACGCCGAGCTTAGCAAAATGCTGG GGAAATCGTGGAAAGCCCTTCCTGTCACAGAAAAGCAGCCCTTTGTAGAGGAGGCCGAGCGGCTGCGGGTTCAGCACATGCAGGATCACCCCAACTACAAGTACCGGCCCCGGCGGCGAAAGCAGGTGAAGAGGATTAAGAGGCTGGACTCTGGCTTTCTGGTTCACGGCGTGTCTGATCATCAGGCCCAGACAATGCCTGTGGACAGCAGAGTGTGTGTGGAAAGTCTGGGCCTTGGCTACCACGAGCACAGCTTTCAGGTTCCTCCACAGCCACTCAGTCACTACAGGGATGCTCAGGCTCTTGGGGGTCCCTCTTATGAATCCTACAGCCTCCCCACGCCTGACACATCTCCTCTGGATGCTGTAGAATCAGACTCTATGTTCTTTCCTGCACATTCACAAGAGGACTGTCACATGATGCCTGCATACCCTTACCACTCCCAGGTGGCAGAGTTTCAACCCCAAGAACCCCTCTCCAACCATCACAGCAATGCCATCCTGCACCGACATGCAGCCTCAGTTCCAGAGCAGCCCCCTCAACCTGCCACCCTCCCTCCTTCCTACATGGGATGCCCCAATCCGTTGGCCATGTACTACACCCAGCACTGCAACCCCAGCCACCCCAAACGACATCCTGCTGGGGCAGGACAGCTCTCCCCACCTCCTGACTCCCATTCTCACACAGTGGACAACGTGGAGCAGATGCACCACTCCGAGCTTCTGGAGGTGGACCGCAGTGAGTTTGAGCAGTATCTGAGCTCCTCTTCAGCACGCATGGACATGACAGGCTTGCCATATGGACCACATGAGGCTGGCATGCAAGGACCTGAGAGCCTCATATCATCGGTGTTGTCAGACGCAAGCACAGCTGTGTATTACTGTAGCTACAACAACTCCTAA